A window of Candidatus Gorgyraea atricola contains these coding sequences:
- a CDS encoding four helix bundle protein, translated as MRNYRFDFEKLDVYEKTLDFANKVFNITKKFDREIQYSLGDQFRRASLSICNNIAEGSGRPSQNAKRQFYGYALDSARECIPMITLSQMQNQITKQDEEALRDECISICNMTGKLKMSTKHP; from the coding sequence GTGAGAAATTACAGGTTTGATTTCGAGAAATTAGATGTGTATGAGAAAACGTTAGATTTTGCAAATAAGGTTTTTAATATTACCAAGAAATTTGATAGAGAAATTCAATATTCACTTGGAGACCAATTTCGTAGAGCCTCTCTATCTATATGTAATAATATCGCTGAGGGCAGCGGTAGACCCAGTCAAAACGCAAAAAGACAATTTTACGGCTACGCCTTAGATTCAGCCAGAGAATGTATACCAATGATAACGTTAAGCCAAATGCAGAATCAAATTACTAAACAAGATGAAGAAGCATTAAGAGACGAATGTATAAGTATCTGTAATATGACTGGCAAGCTAAAAATGTCAACAAAGCATCCCTGA
- the thpR gene encoding RNA 2',3'-cyclic phosphodiesterase: MQTIRAFVAVEIDQPNKQKLSQVISTLKQANADVKWVNKIQMHLTLKFLGNIEENRIKEISDTLKSIADNFSAFNIHLSKIGAFPNMHKPRVIWLGIDKGAQDLKNLASQLEKLGPKEEKREYKAHLTLGRVKSLKNISQLTKLINETPFQSQGNIPITKLILFQSTLTPKGAIYSPLTTLALKQ; the protein is encoded by the coding sequence ATGCAAACTATCCGAGCATTTGTTGCAGTTGAAATCGACCAGCCAAATAAACAAAAGCTTTCCCAAGTCATCTCTACTCTCAAGCAAGCAAACGCAGACGTAAAATGGGTCAATAAAATCCAGATGCACCTGACACTAAAGTTTCTGGGAAATATTGAAGAAAATCGCATCAAAGAAATCTCAGACACACTTAAGTCTATTGCAGATAACTTTAGCGCCTTCAACATCCACCTCTCTAAAATCGGCGCATTCCCAAACATGCATAAACCAAGAGTCATCTGGCTTGGAATTGACAAGGGCGCACAAGACTTAAAAAACCTAGCTTCTCAGCTCGAAAAACTCGGCCCCAAAGAAGAAAAGCGTGAGTATAAAGCTCATCTCACGCTAGGCAGGGTCAAATCCTTAAAAAACATCTCTCAACTAACAAAACTTATAAACGAAACCCCCTTTCAATCCCAAGGCAACATCCCCATCACCAAACTAATCCTCTTCCAAAGCACCCTCACGCCTAAAGGTGCAATCTACTCACCCCTGACAACATTAGCTTTAAAACAATAA
- a CDS encoding type II toxin-antitoxin system RelE/ParE family toxin: protein MYKIEFANSAAKELRKVYKEDKKLYSRLISAIEALKTDPYQAKSLKGKLSGDYSLRVGSYRVIYTVHKNRLIVYIIDLGHRREIYR, encoded by the coding sequence ATGTATAAAATAGAATTTGCCAATTCAGCAGCAAAAGAACTGCGAAAAGTTTACAAAGAAGACAAAAAATTGTATTCCCGCCTAATCTCTGCCATAGAAGCCCTAAAGACAGACCCCTATCAAGCTAAAAGCCTTAAAGGTAAACTTTCAGGCGACTATTCATTGCGCGTAGGAAGTTACCGTGTGATATATACAGTTCATAAAAATCGGCTTATCGTATACATCATTGACCTGGGTCATAGAAGAGAGATTTATAGATGA
- a CDS encoding type II toxin-antitoxin system Phd/YefM family antitoxin — protein MVNTITLKELRPELPEVIKHIDDRLDRYIVTKRGKPIAIMMSPDDYEGLLETIQILSNKTVARRIKKAKKEIGEGKTISLAKLRQKIEKDV, from the coding sequence ATGGTTAACACAATTACCTTAAAAGAACTACGACCAGAATTACCAGAAGTAATAAAGCATATTGACGATAGGCTGGATCGCTATATTGTCACAAAGCGAGGAAAACCTATAGCTATCATGATGAGCCCTGATGATTACGAAGGCCTCTTAGAGACCATACAAATTCTTTCTAATAAAACCGTTGCCCGAAGGATAAAAAAGGCAAAGAAGGAGATTGGGGAAGGCAAGACTATTTCCTTAGCTAAGCTGAGGCAAAAGATAGAGAAAGATGTATAA
- a CDS encoding phosphatidylglycerophosphatase A has product MNRLCKLIATVFYLGYLPVAPGSIGSFAALFLYGALKNSPQMMGASIVLCIILGLLTAGKTEKLLGGKDASEIIIDEFAGMLVALYLLPPTMGYIVAAFILFRFFDIIKPRPIRNLEKLNGSLGIMLDDLLAGVYANLILQIVHRLF; this is encoded by the coding sequence ATGAACAGATTATGTAAGCTGATCGCAACTGTTTTTTATTTAGGCTATCTTCCTGTGGCCCCAGGTAGTATCGGGAGTTTTGCCGCGCTATTTCTTTACGGAGCCCTCAAGAATAGTCCACAGATGATGGGCGCGAGCATTGTGTTATGTATTATCTTGGGTCTTTTAACTGCAGGAAAGACAGAGAAGCTTCTTGGCGGCAAGGACGCGAGTGAGATCATAATAGATGAATTCGCAGGCATGCTCGTGGCGTTATATCTTTTGCCGCCCACCATGGGCTACATAGTCGCAGCTTTTATCCTCTTTAGATTCTTCGACATCATAAAACCCCGCCCCATAAGAAACCTGGAAAAACTAAATGGCAGCCTAGGCATCATGCTAGACGACCTCCTCGCCGGCGTCTATGCGAATCTGATACTACAGATCGTGCATAGACTTTTCTGA
- the pgsA gene encoding CDP-diacylglycerol--glycerol-3-phosphate 3-phosphatidyltransferase — translation MNLANKLTISRIILAGIFILALFIRGVGAKFFALAVFLVASITDYYDGLIARKTNSISDFGRLMDPIADKILILGGFLAFVEMKIIPAWMVIVIIARELVITGIRALALARKKVLSAEIAGKHKTVSQIVAVLFILIFLIIRDSGFTLQYIGYYAGAVHILMLITVAMTLASGISFMIKNKNIFMGEG, via the coding sequence ATGAACTTAGCGAATAAACTCACGATATCAAGGATAATCTTAGCAGGAATCTTTATACTGGCGCTTTTCATTAGAGGCGTAGGTGCTAAGTTTTTTGCGCTTGCTGTATTTTTAGTAGCGTCTATTACAGACTACTATGATGGCCTGATCGCGAGAAAGACAAATTCCATCTCTGATTTTGGCAGGCTAATGGACCCTATTGCTGATAAGATACTCATACTCGGCGGATTTCTTGCATTTGTTGAGATGAAGATAATACCTGCGTGGATGGTAATAGTGATCATTGCGAGAGAGTTAGTGATAACAGGAATAAGGGCACTGGCGCTTGCAAGAAAGAAGGTACTCTCAGCTGAAATCGCAGGAAAACATAAGACCGTGTCACAGATAGTGGCAGTGTTATTTATACTGATATTTTTGATAATTAGGGATTCTGGTTTTACTCTTCAATATATCGGTTATTATGCCGGTGCTGTGCATATCCTGATGCTTATTACAGTAGCAATGACTTTAGCTTCAGGTATTTCTTTTATGATAAAGAATAAAAATATTTTTATGGGTGAAGGATGA
- a CDS encoding MiaB/RimO family radical SAM methylthiotransferase produces the protein MTKTFSIISLGCPRNLVDSEHIMSEFASKGYAFKENAIGVDTVVINTCAFIEDAKKESIDTILKVIDAKKAGEVKRIIVAGCLPQRYRRELQKDLKEIDEFRGVVSAFKDDYASRLTPAHYKYIKISEGCKNRCTYCIIPHLKGPYKARAIDSIIKEAEESSAKEIILVGQDTSAYQKLAELLKELDKISKDKWIRLLYTHPTNLGKDAIKVIRDSRNICKYIDLPIEHINNRILKQMGRKTTKKDIISLIEYIRKEIPDVALRTSFIVGFPGETEQEIQELLQFIREIKFERLGIFRYSREEGTPAYKLKDQISEKEKERRFSEGMLLQQTVSREINERFKGRTLKVLVDEKDIARTEYDAPEVDGVVHVSGKDLKIGEFYKVKITDTHEYDLVGQVL, from the coding sequence ATGACAAAGACATTTAGCATTATAAGTCTGGGTTGTCCAAGAAATTTGGTTGATTCAGAACATATTATGTCCGAGTTCGCAAGTAAGGGCTATGCATTTAAAGAGAATGCAATTGGCGTGGATACTGTGGTTATAAATACATGCGCGTTTATTGAAGACGCAAAAAAGGAATCCATAGATACTATTTTAAAGGTGATAGATGCCAAGAAAGCAGGTGAAGTAAAAAGAATAATAGTAGCAGGATGCCTTCCGCAGAGATACAGGAGAGAATTGCAGAAAGACTTAAAGGAAATAGATGAATTTAGAGGTGTAGTTTCTGCGTTTAAAGATGATTACGCTTCGAGGCTTACCCCGGCTCATTACAAATATATCAAAATTTCAGAAGGATGCAAGAATAGATGTACGTATTGCATAATACCGCATCTAAAAGGACCGTATAAAGCCAGGGCAATTGATTCGATCATAAAAGAGGCTGAAGAAAGTTCTGCTAAAGAGATAATCTTGGTGGGCCAGGATACTTCAGCGTATCAAAAATTAGCAGAATTATTGAAAGAGCTTGATAAAATTTCAAAAGATAAATGGATAAGACTTCTTTACACGCACCCAACAAATCTGGGAAAAGACGCAATAAAGGTCATAAGAGATAGTAGGAACATATGTAAATATATTGACCTACCCATCGAGCATATAAATAACAGGATATTAAAGCAAATGGGCAGGAAGACTACTAAGAAAGATATTATCTCATTGATAGAGTATATTAGAAAAGAGATTCCGGACGTGGCTTTACGCACATCATTTATTGTGGGTTTCCCTGGCGAGACAGAACAAGAAATTCAGGAGCTATTACAATTTATCAGAGAAATTAAATTTGAAAGATTAGGTATTTTCAGGTATTCTAGAGAGGAAGGTACACCAGCGTATAAGCTTAAAGACCAGATATCTGAAAAAGAAAAAGAGAGACGCTTTAGCGAAGGGATGTTGCTGCAGCAGACAGTATCGCGCGAGATAAACGAGAGATTCAAGGGTCGAACGCTAAAGGTATTAGTTGATGAAAAAGATATTGCAAGGACTGAATACGATGCCCCAGAAGTAGACGGTGTTGTGCATGTAAGTGGCAAGGATTTAAAGATAGGCGAATTTTACAAGGTAAAAATAACAGATACACATGAATATGACCTTGTAGGGCAGGTTTTATGA
- a CDS encoding DUF4115 domain-containing protein, which translates to MPESLGKTLKKIRETRQLSIEDVSERTRIPKKIISTIEEDSILKTADPFYARGFIKSYSQFLGALEERIVKEFLSSGEKKPGSQLALKPEKSKSDWFLKHKRQIGLGLVTIFSVYLLAFGFVQVGRFIRNLFTKHKGQAVVATPEVASTATSGVAAVAESFKVELAARYNTWVQVTSGKELLFRGILKKGASDSWEAKKQIDLELGNAGGVTLTFNGKNLGTPGKKGEKKTLIITKDGIRQP; encoded by the coding sequence ATGCCTGAATCACTTGGAAAAACACTCAAGAAGATCCGCGAAACAAGGCAGCTCTCCATAGAAGATGTCTCAGAAAGAACGCGCATACCTAAGAAAATAATCTCTACAATAGAAGAAGATAGCATCTTAAAGACAGCGGACCCTTTTTACGCAAGAGGCTTTATTAAATCCTATTCGCAGTTCCTGGGGGCGCTTGAAGAAAGAATAGTAAAAGAATTTCTGTCAAGTGGAGAAAAAAAGCCCGGATCTCAGTTAGCCTTAAAACCTGAAAAGTCCAAAAGTGACTGGTTCTTAAAACACAAGCGCCAGATCGGACTCGGGCTTGTGACTATTTTCAGCGTGTATTTGCTTGCCTTTGGCTTTGTGCAGGTGGGAAGGTTTATACGGAATCTTTTCACTAAACATAAGGGGCAAGCCGTTGTCGCAACCCCGGAGGTTGCGAGCACGGCAACCTCCGGGGTTGCGGCGGTAGCAGAGAGTTTTAAGGTCGAACTTGCAGCGCGTTACAACACGTGGGTCCAGGTCACCAGCGGCAAAGAGCTCTTGTTTAGAGGCATATTAAAGAAGGGCGCTTCTGATAGTTGGGAAGCAAAAAAGCAGATAGATCTGGAGCTGGGCAATGCTGGTGGCGTAACCCTGACCTTCAACGGAAAAAACCTCGGCACCCCTGGTAAAAAAGGAGAGAAAAAGACCCTAATCATCACAAAAGACGGCATTAGGCAACCTTAA